One Panicum virgatum strain AP13 chromosome 9K, P.virgatum_v5, whole genome shotgun sequence genomic region harbors:
- the LOC120648052 gene encoding uncharacterized protein LOC120648052, whose protein sequence is MAVGFRRTLTSLASPKSVAPSFLLDCARPRKLAYARVRSTSLPVRLHPLAAALHDAARALLAWADAPARTGPAWVADGAARAGRVLAGLADLLHHPQARDALRRHPWTEQLLDDLLLLADLHGSFRESLVALRQLLRRSAREVSRLASAARDLSHRAAPGDEPDEATLADALAAATAAVSAASSAVFAGVSTASAESAASAAPSPRTPTPYSPARTPASPMWLVTDLLRRRRAVSFEDSCNEEEEERKAAMGRVRGLEACVGAAEAGCEELYRALVSARVSLLNLLTPTF, encoded by the exons ATGGCCGTCGGGTTCCGTCGGACGCTCACCTCGCTGGCGTCGCCCAAGTCGGTGGCGCCGTCGTTCCTGCTGGACTGCGCGCGGCCCAGAAAGCTGGCGTACGCGCGGGTGCGATCCACCAGCCTCCCCGTGCGCCTGCACCCGCTGGCAGCGGCGCTGCAcgacgcggcgcgcgcgctgCTGGCGTGGGCCGACGCGCCCGCGCGGACGGGGCCCGCGTGGGTCGCcgacggcgccgcccgcgcggggCGCGTCCTGGCGGGGCTCGCCGACCTGCTCCACCACCCGCAGGCGCGCGACGCGCTCCGGCGGCACCCCTGGACGGAGCAGCTCCTcgacgacctcctcctcctcgccgaccTCCACGGCAGCTTCCGCGAGTCGCTCGTCGCGCTCcggcagctcctc cggcggtcggcgcgGGAGGTGTCCCGCCTGGCCTCCGCCGCGCGGGACCTCTCCCACCGCGCGGCGCCCGGCGACGAGCCCGACGAGGCCACGCTCGCCGACGCCCTCGCGGCCGCAACGGCCGCCGTGTCCGCCGCCTCGTCCGCGGTCTTCGCCGGCGTTTCGACCGCGTCCGCCGAgtccgccgccagcgccgcgccgTCCCCGCGGACGCCGACGCCCTACTCCCCGGCCCGCACGCCCGCCAGCCCGATGTGGCTGGTCACCGacctgctccggcggcggcgggccgtgtCGTTCGAGGACTCGTgcaacgaggaggaggaggagcggaagGCGGCCATGGGCAGGGTGCGCGGGCTCGAGGCGTgcgtcggcgccgccgaggccggctgcGAGGAGCTCTACCGCGCGCTCGTCAGCGCCAGGGTCTCCCTGCTCAACCTGCTCACGCCCACGTTCTAG
- the LOC120651814 gene encoding serine/threonine-protein kinase BSK1-2-like encodes MGCCRSSLRPGAGAGAGTGTHAAGKPAPRHRPPPPPPTTNRPSPNAHRAAPSARAGGGGGGDVPAFAEFSLADLRAATGGFAAGNIVSESGEKAPNLVYRGQLKGAGGAPPRAIAVKKFAKLAWPDPKQFAEEAKGVGALRHRRMANLIGYCCDGDERLLVAEFMPNDTLAKHLFHWENQTIEWAMRLRVAYYISQALEYCSIKGRPLYHDLNAYRVLFDENGDPRLSCFGLMKNSRDGKSYSTNLAYTPPEYLRNGRVTPESVIFSFGTVLLDLLSGKRIPPSHALDIMRGRNIESVMDSHLEGNYSTEVATTLVNLASQCLQYEPRDRPDIKKLVSILEPLQKKLEVPSYVMLGIPKPVEEPHVPPTPQRPLSPMGEACSRMDLTAIHQILFTTHYRDDEGSNELSFQEWTQQMRDMLDARKRGDFAFKDKDFKAAIDCYSQFVDVGTMVSPTVFARRSLCYLMCDQPDAALRDAMQAQIVSPDWPTAFYMQAVALSKLNMQSDAVDMLNEASELEEKRQKTTKGP; translated from the exons ATGGGTTGCTGCCGCTCCTCGCTCCGGCCGGGGGCGGGAGCGGGGGCGGGGACGGGGACCCACGCGGCGGGGAAGCCGGCCCCCcggcaccgcccgccgccgccgccaccgacgacGAACCGCCCGTCCCCGAACGCGCACCGGGCCGCGCCCTCGgcccgcgcgggcggcggcgggggtggggaTGTCCCGGCGTTCGCGGAGTTCTCCCTGGCGGACCTCCGCGCGGCCACGGGCGGGTTCGCGGCCGGGAACATCGTCTCCGAGAGCGGCGAGAAGGCGCCCAACCTCGTCTACAGGGGCCAGCtcaagggcgccggcggcgcgccgccgcgcgcgattGCCGTGAAGAAGTTCGCCAAGCTCGCGTGGCCCGACCCCAAGCAGTTCGCG GAGGAGGCCAAGGGCGTGGGGGCCCTGCGCCACCGGAGGATGGCGAACCTCATCGGCTACTGCTgcgacggcgacgagcgccTGCTCGTCGCCGAGTTCATGCCCAACGACACCCTCGCCAAGCACCTGTTTCACT GGGAAAACCAGACTATAGAATGGGCCATGCGTCTGAGAGTTGCATACTACATCTCCCAAGCGTTGGAATATTGTAGTATCAAGGGGAGGCCTTTATATCATGACTTAAATGCATACAGGGTCCTCTTTGATGAG AATGGTGACCCTCGTCTGTCATGCTTTGGTCTAATGAAAAACAGCAGGGATGGCAAAAGCTATAGCACGAACCTAGCTTATACACCTCCAGAATATCTCAGAAATG GCAGGGTTACTCCAGAAAGTGTCATATTCAGTTTTGGCACTGTACTTCTCGACCTTCTCAGTGGTAAACGTATACCTCCTTCACAT GCACTTGATATCATGAGAGGCAGAAACATTGAATCAGTAATGGATTCACATTTGGAGGGGAACTACTCGACAGAGGTGGCTACTACACTGGTGAATCTTGCTTCTCAATGTCTACAGTATGAGCCAAGAGATCGTCCTGACATAAAAAAGTTGGTTTCCATACTGGAGCCTTTGCAGAAGAAATTAGAG GTTCCATCCTATGTGATGCTTGGAATTCCAAAGCCTGTGGAAGAACCACATGTACCTCCTACTCCACAGCGCCCTCTTTCTCCCATGGGAGAAGCCTGTTCCAGGATGGACCTAACTGCCATCCATCAGATCCTATTCACGACACATTACAGAGATGATGAAGGGTCCAATGAG CTATCTTTTCAAGAATGGACACAGCAGATGAGGGATATGTTGGATGCAAGGAAACGTGGCGACTTTGCCTTTAAAGACAAAGATTTTAAGGCAGCAATCGATTGTTACAGTCAG TTTGTTGATGTGGGGACAATGGTGTCACCAACTGTGTTTGCCAGACGAAGCTTGTGCTACCTTATGTGTGACCAACCTGACGCTGCCCTCCGCGATGCCATGCAAGCACAGATCGTCTCCCCTGATTGGCCAACAGCATTCTACATGCAGGCAGTTGCACTATCCAAGCTGAACATGCAGAGTGATGCTGTGGACATGCTGAACGAGGCTTCAGAGCTAGAAGAGAAAAGGCAAAAGACCACAAAGGGTCCTTGA